A genomic segment from Juglans regia cultivar Chandler chromosome 14, Walnut 2.0, whole genome shotgun sequence encodes:
- the LOC109001696 gene encoding protein NRT1/ PTR FAMILY 7.1-like, which yields MANSLINFSNEIAVKVSDEDAQAENRNCNKNGLEATNPRMDSRITKGTGGWKYATFVLANQGLATLSFFGVAVNLVLFLTRVLNQESADAANSVSKWTGTVYLFSLVGAFLSDSYWGRYLTCAVFQLILVAGLGLLSITSWLFLIKPTNCGDGEINCMPTSSVGIAIFYLSIYLVAFGYGGHQPALATFGADQFDDANPKANGSKGAFFAYFYFALNAGCLFSNSILVYYEDTGRWTLGFLVSLGSAVIALLSYLVGTRGYRHVKPCGNPLPRVAQVFTATAKKWNVVPAHPNDLYEVEGTESAIKGSRKILHSNELEFLDKAATITQTDLHGPKSPWKLCTVTQVEEAKCVLKLLPIWLCTIIYSVVFTQMASLFVEQGDVMNTKIGNFHLPAASMSVFDILSVFICTGLYRQVLVPHAGKLSGNPKGITELQRMGVGLVIGMLSMVAAGATEIERLKHTRPDQKSSSLSILWQIPQYVLVGASEVFMYVGQLEFFNGQAPDGIKSFGSSLCMASISLGNYVSSLLVNMVTGITARGSNPGWIPNDLNSGHIDRFYFLIAVLTALDFVLYLFCAKWYKGINLIEDGEINETGNNKQGQDDQDGVQMNRV from the exons ATGGCTAATTCGCTGATCAACTTCTCCAACGAGATTGCAGTAAAG GTCAGTGATGAAGATGCACAAGCTGAGAACAGAAACTGCAATAAGAATGGACTGGAGGCGACCAACCCAAGGATGGATTCCCGTATTACAAAGGGCACAGGAGGATGGAAATATGCAACTTTCGTGCTAG CAAATCAAGGCCTAGCAACACTATCTTTCTTCGGCGTTGCTGTGAACTTGGTTTTGTTCTTAACCAGAGTTCTTAATCAAGAAAGTGCGGATGCGGCCAATAGTGTAAGCAAGTGGACTGGAACTGTTTATTTGTTCTCACTGGTTGGAGCATTCCTCAGCGATTCATACTGGGGCCGTTACTTAACCTGCGCAGTCTTTCAGCTAATCCTTGTTGCG gGATTGGGGCTATTGTCCATCACGTCTTGGCTCTTCTTGATCAAACCAACAAATTGTGGTGATGGAGAAATAAACTGCATGCCCACATCCTCAGTTGGGATAGCCATCTTTTACTTATCTATTTACTTGGTAGCCTTTGGATATGGTGGGCACCAGCCTGCTCTAGCCACGTTCGGAGCAGACCAATTTGATGATGCAAACCCTAAAGCAAACGGTTCGAAAGGAGCTTTCTTTGCCTATTTTTACTTTGCACTCAACGCAGGATGTCTTTTCTCAAATAGTATTTTGGTCTACTACGAGGATACTGGAAGATGGACTCTTGGATTTTTGGTGTCCTTAGGTTCTGCTGTTATTGCCCTACTTTCATATCTCGTAGGGACTCGTGGATATCGGCACGTAAAGCCATGTGGCAACCCTTTGCCACGTGTTGCTCAGGTATTTACTGCTACTGCTAAGAAATGGAACGTTGTTCCAGCCCACCCGAATGACCTTTATGAAGTGGAAGGAACAGAATCTGCAATTAAAGGGAGCAGGAAGATTCTTCACAGCAACGAGTTAGA ATTTTTGGACAAGGCAGCAACAATAACACAGACCGATCTCCATGGCCCAAAAAGTCCATGGAAGCTTTGCACCGTGACTCAAGTCGAAGAAGCCAAATGCGTTCTGAAATTGTTACCCATATGGCTATGCACTATAATCTACTCGGTCGTCTTCACGCAAATGGCTTCTCTCTTTGTAGAGCAAGGCGATGTGATGAACACCAAGATTGGAAACTTTCACCTTCCAGCTGCCAGCATGTCTGTCTTCGACATTCTCAGTGTCTTCATTTGCACTGGACTCTATCGCCAAGTTCTTGTTCCCCATGCAGGAAAATTAAGTGGGAATCCCAAGGGCATAACCGAGCTCCAAAGAATGGGTGTTGGGCTGGTTATTGGGATGTTATCGATGGTGGCAGCAGGTGCCACTGAGATTGAAAGGCTCAAACATACAAGGCCTGATCAAAAGAGTAGCTCCTTAAGCATTCTATGGCAAATTCCACAATATGTTCTTGTTGGTGCTTCTGAAGTGTTTATGTATGTTGGTCAATTGGAGTTCTTTAATGGACAAGCCCCTGATGGGATAAAAAGCTTCGGAAGTTCGCTTTGCATGGCTTCCATTTCTCTTGGAAATTATGTGAGTAGCTTGCTGGTTAATATGGTCACGGGGATTACTGCTAGAGGCAGTAATCCGGGATGGATCCCAAATGACTTGAACTCTGGCCACATTGACAGGTTTTACTTCCTGATTGCAGTGCTAACGGCACTTGACTTTGTACTTTACTTGTTTTGTGCTAAATGGTACAAGGGCATCAACCTAATTGAGGACGGCGAGATCAATGAAACTGGGAATAATAAGCAAGGACAAGATGATCAAGATGGAGTGCAGATGAACAGAGTCTAG
- the LOC109001695 gene encoding zinc finger CCCH domain-containing protein 14-like, translating into MEFGAIRKRGRPEHALNGNGGFKKSKPEVESFTTGIGSKSKPCTKFFSTSGCPFGEGCHFLHYVPGGIKVASQMMNLGGNPAHPPAARSSALPPLFPDSSSPTTVKTRLCNKYKTAEGCKFGDKCHFAHGEWELGKPTATSYEDPRAMGPISGRMGGRVEPPPQSHPAAASFGAFATTKLSVDASLSGAIIGKNGVNSKHICRVTGAKLSIREHESDPTKRNIELEGTFDQINQATTMVQELISNVRSTSGPPGRNPAGTTPSGNLKTKLCDNFTKGTCTFGERCHFAHGAEELRRPGM; encoded by the exons ATGGAGTTTGGCGCTATCCGCAAAAGAGGGAGGCCCGAACATGCTTTGAATGGCAATGGCGGTTTCAAAAAATCTAAGCCAG AAGTGGAGTCCTTTACAACTGGTATAGGAAGCAAATCGAAGCCATGCACAAAGTTTTTCAG TACTTCTGGGTGCCCATTTGGTGAGGGATGTCACTTCTTGCATTATGTTCCTGGTGGCATCAAAGTTGCATCTCAGATGATGAATCTGGGTGGCAACCCAGCTCATCCACCAGCTGCTAGAAGTTCGGCTCTACCACCATTGTTTCCAGACAGTTCATCTCCTACAACTGTCAAAACCCGTTTATGCAACAAGTATAAGACAGCGGAAGGTTGCAAGTTTGGTGATAAATGCCATTTTGCCCATGGTGAGTGGGAGCTTGGCAAGCCAACTGCTACATCCTATGAAGATCCTCGTGCAATGGGACCGATTTCAGGTAGGATGGGTGGGCGGGTAGAACCTCCCCCACAAAGTCATCCGGCTGCGGCTAGTTTTGGAGCCTTTGCCACTACTAAGCTGAGTGTTGATGCTTCGCTTAGTGGAGCCATCATTGGGAAGAATGGTGTGAACTCAAAGCATATCTGTCGCGTAACAGGAGCCAAGCTTTCGATCAGAGAGCATGAGTCAGATCCCACCAAAAGGAACATTGAGCTTGAGGGTACTTTTGATCAGATCAATCAAGCCACCACCATGGTTCAAGAGCTTATATCAAATGTTCGATCAACATCTGGACCTCCCGGGAGGAACCCTGCAGGGACAACTCCGTCAGGCAACTTGAAGACAAAGCTTTGTGACAACTTTACCAAAGGTACCTGCACCTTTGGGGAAAGATGCCACTTTGCTCATGGAGCTGAGGAATTGCGCAGGCCAGGGATGTGA